The genome window ACAATCGTTTTAATCTCTCCACGTCGAAAAGCGCCAAACCATTTGATTCGCTCCTGCTGTGACATGGTTCCGGAGATTAAAGGTGCTTCAATTTCCCGGGCAATCAACTCTAGTTGGTCCAGATATTGTCCAATTACTAGTGCAGGTAAATCCCGATGACGTTCCAGCAAACGCTTAACCACACGTACTTTCGCCGGATTCTCTGCAGCCAATCGAAATTGATGCTTAACCTCGGCTTGCAGATAATTCGATCTTAATTCCGGGGAGAATGGGATACGTATCTCCTGGCATTGTACATCAGCAATCCAGCCTTGCTGCTCCAGTTGTTTCCACGGCATGTCATAGAGCTTCGGACCAATTAACGAAAATACATCCTGTTCACAGCCATCCTCTCGAACCAACGTGGCTGTTAATCCCAGCCTTTGCGTAGCTTGAATATCCGCAGTTGCACGAAACACCGGCGCTGGAAGCAAATGTACTTCATCATATATGATCAGCCCCCATTGCCGCTCACTGAGCAGTTTGATATGGGTAAAATCAGCATCTTTTGATTTCCGGTGTGTAAGAATCTGATATGTAGCTACAGTCACAGGTTTCACCTGTTTTTTCTGACCTGAATACTCACCAATCTGTTCGCTGGTGATCGTGGTTTTGTCTTGAATTTCCTGAATCCACTGTCGCACAGACGTTGTATTGGACGTCAAAATAAGGCATTCACATTGAAGCCGCTCCAGCACGGCCATGCCAATGACCGTTTTGCCTGCCCCACAAGGAAGTACAAGTAGCCCGCTTCCTCCCATGCCCTCACTGCCTTCGAATGCGTCCACAGCCTCTTTCTGGTAAGAACGCAGTGCAAATCGCTCAGAGTGAGCCCCTGAATCATTGGTTCGCCATTCAAATGAAAGCTCGGTTCCCTTCCGATACCCCACATAATCAAGTACGGGGTAACCCAGTCGTGTTAATTCCCTTTTTAGTAACCCTCGCTGTTCTCCCGGGAGCATAAGTTGATGAGCGTCCTTACGTTCCATACGAAAGGCAGCTATCGTTTTCAATCCACTTAATTCATCGAGCAACCGTTCATCCTCACTGTAAAGGCGCATTCTGGTGTGATCTGCTTCGGAATGCAGCTTTAATTTGCCATACTGATCCATAATTCTACGAACATCCTGTATCAGTGCAGCAGGCACGTTCCAACGCGATACCAGCTCCAGACTTGCAATGACCTGATCTGAATTCCATCCGAGCGCAGCTGCATTCCAGAGCGACAGCGGAGTGATTCGGTAGGTATGAAATGCTGCGGGTGTCTTGACCAGTTCAGCATACATCCCAAGCTGCTCTCTTGCCCTTTCGAATCCGGGGTGGCCGACTTCCAGCAAAACTGTAAAATCTCGCTGAACAATGCAAGCATCCGTTCTACCCATATGTTCTGTTCCTTCCATTCGCGCCTTCCTCCTATCAAAAAAAAGTCCAGTTCCGGCTGCTTCCGAAAATGAACCTGTATAATTGCGAGTTCAACAAGTCTTATTTCAGTACCGAAAAGTGGACTTATTGAACAACCTCTAAAAAAAACCATAAAAAAAACACCCTGCCCATACCTCGGTATGAACAGGATGCCCAACTGCATCTAAAGTCATTCGGCTGTGTAACCCTTAGCCATGGCGATAAATAATCTCACGGCCGTCTGCATCGCGTCTTCGTCAAAATCAAACATCGGATGATGATGCGGATAGATCGCATTTTTATCCGGGTTGCCTGCTCCAACAAACATAAAGCACCCTGGAACCTTCTGCAGATAATACGCAAAATCTTCCGCTGGCATCAGCATCGGGGAGGCTTGTACTCGTTCTGCCCCAAATAACTCTGTAGCTTCCCTGAAGAAACGTGTTGTCTCCTGTTCATCGTTCACCACAGGTGGATATCCCATAATATATTTCACTTGCGTCTCTGCTCCATAGGCTGCCCCTGTCTGATCTACCATGGTAAGCACACGCTCTTTCATCACGTTTCGGGTCTCTTCATCAAATGTTCTAACTGTACCGCTCATTTTACATTGCTCTGCAATTACATTCTGAGCAGATCCCGCCTGCATAGTGCCAATGGTCAGCACCGCCGGTTGTAAGGGATCCACCGAACGGCTGACAACCGTCTGAAGCTGCATCACAAGCGCAGAACCGGCGATAAGACTATCTATTGTCGATTGCGGCATCCCGCCGTGTCCACCTTTGCCTTTGATCTCAATGTAAAAATCGTCCGCTGCCGCCATCATTGGTCCTGCTTTACTGGCAACCACACCTACAGGGAGCGGAGTCCACAGATGAATTCCGTATATGACATCTACACCTTCAAGCGCACCATCCGCAATAACCTGGACTGCACCGCCTGGAAGCAGTTCTTCTGCTGGCTGGAATAAAAAGCGAATCTCGCCTCGAATCTCCTGCTTGTGACGGCTGAAATACAATGCCGTACCGAGCAAGATGGAGATATGACCATCGTGGCCGCATGCATGCATCGCTCCTGCTTGTTGTGAAGCATACTCGATATTCTTTTCATCCTGAATCGGCAGTGCGTCCATATCAGCTCGCAGCATGACGACAGGACCCGGCTTGTCGCCACGGATTGTACCAATGACCCCGTGACCACCAACATGACGCCTTACTTCAACGCCAAAGCTCTCCAACATATCCGCTACAAAAGAGGATGTCTTCTCCTCATGAAAGGAAACCTCTGGATTGCGATGAAGGTGACGCCGCCATTCCACCATGTGGATCTGCAGATCTTCCCACCATATATTATTAGTCATGTCTCTCCACCCTTTCAATCTTGAACGGGACTTATATCAAGCCCGAACCTGCCTCTTCGAACCTATTGCTGTATATTGTAGCAGAATTGGAAGAAAACCGATACGAAACGCCCTTGGAAAGCTTGCACGGGAAGGGGAAACATACTATCATGAACTAGAGAAATACTCGAGAAATTATACTCGGAAGCTTATGAGGAGGATCAAACGCTTATGATTTTTGAGAATACAGGCTTGGATGGCTTGAAGAGCGACTTGGCATACCTGGATGAGAGCGCCGAGAAAGTCGGATTTGTCCGGTGGCAATGGGAATATTACCGTGCTACATACGACTACAAAATTGAAGATGAACAAACCAACTCAGAATACTTTGTACGCATTAATACCCGCGCCGTGGAAGGCAAATTGGAAAAACCGGATACCGTTCTTGCTGTTGAAGCAGTGTACCTTGGCAAAGCCACCTTCCCTCACGGCCTGGACTATGACTCTTCCGTTCCTCAACCAGTCGTGAAGCTGGCAGCCCAAAAATTACAGCAGCTTAAAGAACTGCTGGAAGCATAGGCTGGGCCAAACGATGAAACAACAAACGGCCCAAACGAAAACGAAGAGAGGCACGCCGGATTTTCAACTGCTAATCCTCACTTTATTGTTGGTGGGCTTTGGACTGGTGATGGTATTCAGCTCCAGTTCCAGCATTGCAATCGCAAGCGACAGATTTAACAATGATGCCCTTTACTTCACGAAAAAACAACTTGTGTGGGCGATTATCGGTCTATTTGGCATGTTCTTTGCCATGAATATCCGCTTTAACAAGTACAAAAAGCTCTATGCACCCTTTTTCCTGATCACTACGGTCATGCTGGTGATTGTTTTGATCTCAGGCGCAGTATTGAACGGTGCACGAAGCTGGATTCACATTTTCGGCTTCAGTCTTCAGCCTGCGGAATTCGCC of Paenibacillus sp. FSL R5-0517 contains these proteins:
- a CDS encoding YugN family protein, whose protein sequence is MIFENTGLDGLKSDLAYLDESAEKVGFVRWQWEYYRATYDYKIEDEQTNSEYFVRINTRAVEGKLEKPDTVLAVEAVYLGKATFPHGLDYDSSVPQPVVKLAAQKLQQLKELLEA
- a CDS encoding DNA repair helicase XPB, producing MEGTEHMGRTDACIVQRDFTVLLEVGHPGFERAREQLGMYAELVKTPAAFHTYRITPLSLWNAAALGWNSDQVIASLELVSRWNVPAALIQDVRRIMDQYGKLKLHSEADHTRMRLYSEDERLLDELSGLKTIAAFRMERKDAHQLMLPGEQRGLLKRELTRLGYPVLDYVGYRKGTELSFEWRTNDSGAHSERFALRSYQKEAVDAFEGSEGMGGSGLLVLPCGAGKTVIGMAVLERLQCECLILTSNTTSVRQWIQEIQDKTTITSEQIGEYSGQKKQVKPVTVATYQILTHRKSKDADFTHIKLLSERQWGLIIYDEVHLLPAPVFRATADIQATQRLGLTATLVREDGCEQDVFSLIGPKLYDMPWKQLEQQGWIADVQCQEIRIPFSPELRSNYLQAEVKHQFRLAAENPAKVRVVKRLLERHRDLPALVIGQYLDQLELIAREIEAPLISGTMSQQERIKWFGAFRRGEIKTIVVSKVANFAVDLPDAAVALEISGSFGSRQEEAQRLGRILRPKAGENKAYFYALVSKDSKEQEFALNRQMFLVEQGYEYAIVHENE
- a CDS encoding M20 family metallopeptidase — its product is MTNNIWWEDLQIHMVEWRRHLHRNPEVSFHEEKTSSFVADMLESFGVEVRRHVGGHGVIGTIRGDKPGPVVMLRADMDALPIQDEKNIEYASQQAGAMHACGHDGHISILLGTALYFSRHKQEIRGEIRFLFQPAEELLPGGAVQVIADGALEGVDVIYGIHLWTPLPVGVVASKAGPMMAAADDFYIEIKGKGGHGGMPQSTIDSLIAGSALVMQLQTVVSRSVDPLQPAVLTIGTMQAGSAQNVIAEQCKMSGTVRTFDEETRNVMKERVLTMVDQTGAAYGAETQVKYIMGYPPVVNDEQETTRFFREATELFGAERVQASPMLMPAEDFAYYLQKVPGCFMFVGAGNPDKNAIYPHHHPMFDFDEDAMQTAVRLFIAMAKGYTAE